The following coding sequences lie in one Pontibacter sp. G13 genomic window:
- a CDS encoding aquaporin translates to MQKYLTEFLGSFSWILLIGMIAAAQFGDLTILITGLGYLGLLYLGSRTSGSHYNPAITLAVWLTGRITAKEAGIYMLIQLVAGILAAGLVKVLALDQSFQFAYHPAGAASLVQVLVMEAVFMAILAGVFVQTTLDSQIFPSTSMPWAVAGTWVAITYASASISGGVFNPILGIGANLWAQSFADMWIYAVGPLVGAGLVGLGFLLGKRYLRY, encoded by the coding sequence ATGCAGAAATATCTGACGGAATTTCTTGGTAGCTTCTCGTGGATCCTCCTGATCGGCATGATCGCCGCTGCCCAATTTGGCGATTTGACCATCCTCATCACAGGACTTGGGTATCTGGGTCTCCTCTACCTAGGTAGCCGTACTTCTGGTTCCCACTACAACCCCGCCATTACCTTGGCAGTCTGGCTCACTGGACGCATCACCGCCAAAGAAGCAGGCATATACATGCTGATCCAGCTTGTTGCAGGAATTTTGGCCGCTGGCCTTGTGAAAGTATTGGCCCTCGACCAGAGTTTCCAGTTTGCCTATCATCCTGCCGGAGCGGCTTCGTTGGTACAGGTCTTGGTCATGGAAGCAGTTTTCATGGCGATACTGGCCGGTGTGTTCGTACAGACGACGCTGGACAGCCAGATTTTCCCATCTACCAGCATGCCATGGGCAGTAGCGGGAACATGGGTGGCGATCACCTATGCTTCGGCTTCCATCTCGGGTGGCGTCTTCAATCCGATTCTAGGGATTGGAGCCAATCTATGGGCGCAATCTTTTGCTGATATGTGGATATATGCAGTAGGACCGCTGGTAGGCGCTGGGCTTGTGGGTCTTGGTTTCCTGCTGGGAAAACGATACCTACGATATTAA
- a CDS encoding Rieske 2Fe-2S domain-containing protein produces MNAQEWFVVEPEAWIPGKDLEGGYLKEIKIEGKRICIARHKGEWHAFDARCPHAGGAFVGGKISDKDEVLCPWHQFAFRLKDGTCDSGGYFVEIYELKATKLALKIRIPRKRRSWWPF; encoded by the coding sequence ATGAATGCGCAAGAATGGTTCGTAGTGGAACCCGAAGCATGGATTCCCGGCAAGGACCTCGAAGGGGGGTATCTCAAGGAAATCAAAATTGAAGGTAAGCGGATCTGCATCGCCAGACACAAGGGGGAATGGCATGCATTCGATGCTCGGTGTCCACACGCTGGAGGAGCCTTTGTGGGTGGGAAAATTTCGGACAAGGACGAGGTCCTCTGTCCTTGGCATCAATTTGCCTTCCGCCTCAAAGATGGGACCTGCGACTCTGGTGGTTATTTTGTGGAAATCTATGAACTAAAGGCCACCAAGCTCGCCTTGAAAATTCGGATTCCCCGAAAACGACGGTCTTGGTGGCCTTTTTGA